In Vibrio echinoideorum, the sequence TGCATCCTAGCAATCCCTACGCCAGATAGTTCAATATTCCATCAATTTACAAATTTAACTACGTCATAAAATAAAAAAGCCTCAGCAAAGGGGCTGAGGCTAACTATTTGTACTAATGTAGCATGTCGTAAATTTACGTTAGTCCACTAAAGCTGGAACCGATGAATAATTTGGTTTGAGCTGCCTCTCCAATCTAACATTGGATCCGCTTTGTCTTGCTCGAAGCGACCGTCAATCAAAGTATCTACGTATTCAAGTACTTGTTTCTGTTTATCATCCAATTCGTCGAGTTCGTAACCCGTCCACATCCAAATGTCTTTCCCAGCACATTCCGCCCTTACTCTCTGAACCAACTTAAGTACTTCAGACACGTTTGCAGGATGCAAAGGGTCACCACCAGAAAGCGATAAACCACGACGTTTGATTCGCGGATCGTTGAGATCAGCAATAATGCGGTCTTGCAGCTCTTGTGTAAACAAGTGCCCAGAATCCAACCTTTGCGTCGACTGGTTATAACACCCACGGCATTGATGCACACAACCCGACACAAACAAAGTGCAGCGAGTGCCAGGGCCATTTACAACGTCGATTGGGTGATATTGGTGATAATTCATAAGGCAGTATTAAAAACTCGTTATTGCTTAAAATTTGATGCGAGAACTTGAAGTTTGATGCTCAGCGGTTGGAACTAGCGACTGACGTAAACTGAAACGAAAGAATTGGTATCGACATAAAGCCGATACCAATCTTGTTTCTTAAAACGTAACGCTTGCTAAGTTAACTAGCTAAAGGCGCTTAAACTAATACACTAATACACTTAGGCACTTAGGCACTTAAAGATGCTTCACACGACGTTTAACTTCTTCTTGCTTGCCGAAGTTAAATGGGCGTGCATCAGGGCTACCAAGGTAACCACAAACGCGGCGTGTTACTGACACTTTCGTTGAGTCGTGATTACCACACTTAGGACACGTAAAGCCCTTACTTGTACAATCAAACTCACCGTTGTAACCACACTCGTAACACTCATCAATCGGCGTGTTGGTGCCGTAGTAAGGAACACGTGTGTAGCTGTAGTCCCATACGTTTTCTAGCGCTTCGATGTTCTTCTGCATGTTCGGGAATTCGCCGTAACAGATGAACCCACCGCTAGAGATTTCTGGATAAGGCATCTCGAAATCGATCTTGTCGTATGGGTTCACTTTCTTCTGTACGTCTAAGTGGAAGCTGTTGGTGTAGTAACCACGGTCTGTTACGCCATCAATCACACCAAACTCTTTGGTATCGATGCTGCAGAAACGGCTACATAGGTTTTCACTCGGTGTGCCGTATAGGCTGAACGCGTAACCTGTTTCTTTCGTCCAAGATTCCACTTCACGCTTCATGTACTCGACCAGCTCAAGCGCTTTAGCACGCATTTCGCCATCGTCGTACAAGTGAATGTCAGTGCCGTAAAGTGCTGTCATCGCTTCATGGATACCAATGTAACCAAGAGAAACAGATGCACGGCCATTCTTGAAGATATCGGCAATAGAGTCGTCCGCTTTCAAACGAACGCCACACGCGCCTTCCATGTATAGGATTGGCGCAACACGCGCTTTCACGTTTTCTAGACGAGAAATACGAGTTTCTAGAGCACGACGAGCCAGCTTCAATTTTTCATCAAGCAGTTCGTAGAACTTAACCATATCTTGCTTCGCGTTAATCGCGATACGTGGCAAGTTCAAGCTAACAACACCTAAGTTGTTACGGCCTTCGTGAATCAACTCACCATTTTCTTCGTAAGTATTCAAGAAGCTACGGCAACCCATAGGCGTTTTAAATGACCCTGTCACTTCTACTACTTTGTCGTAGTTAAGAATGTCTGGGTACATACGCTTAGACGCACACTCAAGTGCCAATTGCTTGATGTCGTAGTTTGGATCTTGCTTCTGGTGGTTCAAACCATCTTTGATTGCAAACACCAGTTTAGGGAATACCGCTGTTTTGCGGTTCTTACCCAAACCTGCGATGCGGTTTTTCAAGATAGATTGCTGGATAAGTTTCGAACCCCAGCTTTCGCCAAGACCAAAGCCAAACGTAACGAATGGTGTTTGTCCGTTAGCCGTGTGCAACGTGTTTACTTCGTACTCTAGAGATTGGAACGCGTCGTAACACTCTTTCTCGGTACGAGAGATAGCAAAAGCTTCTGGGCTATGAATGTCCCACTCTTTCGCTAGCGATAAGTGCTTTTCGTAACTCGCCATCACGTAAGGTTCTAGAACCTCGTCGATACGGTTAATCGTAGTACCGCCGTAAATATGGCTCGCCACTTGCGCGATGATCTGCGCGGTTACCGCTGTTGCTGTAGAAATCGATTTAGGTGTGTCGATTTCCGCGTTACCCATCTTGAAGCCATGCGTTAACATGCCTTTCAAGTCGATAAGCATACAGTTAAACATTGGGAAGAACGGTGCGTAGTCTAGATCGTGGTAGTGAATGTCACCACACTCGTGAGCTTGTACGATGTCACGCGGCAAAATGTGAGTTTTTGCATA encodes:
- the nrdD gene encoding anaerobic ribonucleoside-triphosphate reductase; its protein translation is MKSIVIKRDGSRAPFSRDRIQAAVEAASDKADKEIAIYALNVALAVELKLEDYDEVHISEIQTLVENELMQGPYKSLARAYIEYRHDRDIAREKQSALTREIEGLIEESNVDLINENANKDGKVIPTQRDLLAGIVAKHYAKTHILPRDIVQAHECGDIHYHDLDYAPFFPMFNCMLIDLKGMLTHGFKMGNAEIDTPKSISTATAVTAQIIAQVASHIYGGTTINRIDEVLEPYVMASYEKHLSLAKEWDIHSPEAFAISRTEKECYDAFQSLEYEVNTLHTANGQTPFVTFGFGLGESWGSKLIQQSILKNRIAGLGKNRKTAVFPKLVFAIKDGLNHQKQDPNYDIKQLALECASKRMYPDILNYDKVVEVTGSFKTPMGCRSFLNTYEENGELIHEGRNNLGVVSLNLPRIAINAKQDMVKFYELLDEKLKLARRALETRISRLENVKARVAPILYMEGACGVRLKADDSIADIFKNGRASVSLGYIGIHEAMTALYGTDIHLYDDGEMRAKALELVEYMKREVESWTKETGYAFSLYGTPSENLCSRFCSIDTKEFGVIDGVTDRGYYTNSFHLDVQKKVNPYDKIDFEMPYPEISSGGFICYGEFPNMQKNIEALENVWDYSYTRVPYYGTNTPIDECYECGYNGEFDCTSKGFTCPKCGNHDSTKVSVTRRVCGYLGSPDARPFNFGKQEEVKRRVKHL
- the nrdG gene encoding anaerobic ribonucleoside-triphosphate reductase-activating protein, with the translated sequence MNYHQYHPIDVVNGPGTRCTLFVSGCVHQCRGCYNQSTQRLDSGHLFTQELQDRIIADLNDPRIKRRGLSLSGGDPLHPANVSEVLKLVQRVRAECAGKDIWMWTGYELDELDDKQKQVLEYVDTLIDGRFEQDKADPMLDWRGSSNQIIHRFQL